In Psychrobacter ciconiae, the genomic window AGCGTTGGTTGGCTGTGACAAAAAAGAAGACAGCGCTGAAGCAGCGGCGCAGCAGCAAATGCCGCCGGCGGTGGTCAATGTTCAAACCGTAACCCTTGGCACCGTGCCAAAAGTTCACAACTTTTCAGGGCGGACGGCAGCGTATCAAACCGCTGATGTCAGACCTCAGGTGAATGGCATCATTGATGAGGTGCTATTTCGCGAAGGTAGCTTTGTGAAAAAAGGTCAGCCACTGTATCGCATTAATACCGACAATTATACCTCGTCTATCAGCAGCGGTCAGGCAGCAATTGAGCAGGCACAGGCAAATTACCAAACGGCGGTGGCAAATAACGCCAATGCCAAAGCTGAGCTTGCCAGCCGGCAGGCGTCGCTTGCACAAGCTCAAAACGATTTAAACCGTTTAAAAGGTTTGATTGATATTGATGCAATCTCAAAGCAGCAATATGACCAAGCGATGACCCAAGTTCGAACGGCACAAGCCGCCGTTGAAAGCGCTCGTGCTGCTATTGGTCAGACCGAAGCCGGAATTGCCAGTGCTAAAGCGGGGATTCAAACGGCAAAGTCTGGTCTTGAGGCAAGCACTTTGGATTTGAACCGAACCATCGTTCGAGCGCCGATTTCTGGTCGAACGGACCGCTCGTCAGTCACGGCAGGGACTTTGGTCAGCTCAGGTCAACCTAACGCGCTTGTGACCATCTCAAGGCTTGACCCTATTTTTGTGGATATCAGCCAATCCTCGTCAGAGCTCCTAAGACTACGGCAACAACTTGCCAGCGGTAAGGCTCAGCAAGGGATGAACTCCGTTGAGCTTGTCCTAGAAGACGGCTCTGTCTATCCTGTGCAAGGTAAGCTTGCCCTAGCTGAAGCTAAAGTCGATGAGTCAACGGGCGCGGTAACCTTGCGCGCGGTATTCCCAAATGACAATGGGGTTTTGCTGCCGGGAATGTATGTTAATGCAAGACTCATTCAAAGCGTGGTGCCAAATGCTGCGCTTGTTCCACAAAGTGCGGTGATGCGAACGCCCAAGGGTGATTCGCAGGTATATATCGTCGATGCCAATAATAAAATCCAAGTTCGTCCTGTCACTATTGATGGTACTTATGAAGACAAGTGGGTGGTCACTGACGGCTTACAAAATGGCGACCAAGTGGTGGTCATTGGCGGCTCAAAAGTCAAACCAGAACAAGAAGTCGTCGTCAAGCCGCTTGAGGATCCAAACGCCAGCCCTGAGAAAAAAGAGGCGGCAGCTCGTGAAGCTCAAGCCGGTGCAAAAGCGCCGCAGCCCGCCGCTAAAGGTGCAGATAATAAAGATCAGTCTGCTGCAGGCGCTGCTAACTAATCCCACCCAAGATAGGAAGACTTAGGAATAGACTATGTCACGTTTTTTTATTGATCGCCCTATTTTTGCTTGGGTGATGGCTATTTTAGTCATGTTGCTTGGGATTATCTCCGTCGTCAACTTGCCGATTGAGCAGTACCCAAGAATTGCACCACCAACGATTTCGGTCAGCGCCAACTACCCTGGTGCAAACGCGCAAACCGTTGAAGACTCAGTGGTGCAAATCATTGAGCAGCGCATGAAAGGTCTTGATGGTCTGATGTATATGTCCTCATCAAGCTCCTCAAACGGCGGCGCATCGGTGACCTTAACCTTTGAAAACGGCACGGACCCCGATACCGCTCAAGTTCAGGTGCAAAATAAGCTGCAAGCGGCGATGAGCGCCCTGCCGCAAGAGGTTCAGCGCCAAGGCGTCAACGTCAACAAATCATCAAGCAGCTTTTTGATGGTTCAAGGCTTCATCTCAGAAAATGGCGAGATGGATCGCCAAGATATCGCCGACTACATCAACTCAAACGTCGTCGATCAGCTAAGCCGTGTTGAAGGTGTTGGTGAAGTCCAAGTCTTTGGATCCTCTTACGCCATGCGCATTTGGCTTGACCCTGCAAAATTGCGCAGCTATAGCCTTGTGCCATCGGATGTGGTTAACGCCGTTCGCTCACAAAACGCGCAAATCTCAGCCGGTCAACTCGGTCAAGCGCCCGCTGACACCGACCGCCAAGTGATTAACGCTACCGTGACGGTTCAAAGCTATTTGCAAACGCCTGAAGAATTTCGCAATATCTTGCTAAAAACTGACCAATCGGGCGCCCAAGTTCGCTTAGGCGATGTCGCTGACGTTGAGATTGGCTCAGAAAACTACAGCGTTATTTCGTTATATAACGGTCAAGAGTCCGCAGGACTTGGTATTTCTCTAGCAGGCGGCGCGAACGCTCTTGAAACTCGTGAAGCCGTCGGCGCGCGAATGGCTGAGCTTGAACAAAACTTCCCGGCAGGGCTGACCACAGTTGTGCCTTATGACACCACGCCGTTTGTGCGCTTGTCCATTGAACAGGTGGTTCATACCTTAATTGAAGCCATCGTTCTTGTTTTCATCGTGATGTTTATTTTCCTGCAAAACTGGCGCGCAACCATCATTCCAACGCTTGCCGTTCCTGTGGTGTTACTTGGTACATTTGCCGTACTTTATGTCTCAGGGTTTAGTATCAACGTGCTGACCATGTTTGCCCTCGTCCTCTCCATTGGATTATTGGTCGATGATGCGATTGTCGTTGTTGAAAACGTCGAGCGGATTTTGGAAGAAAATCCAGCCATTTCGGTCAAAGATGCCACCATCCAGTCGATGGGCGAAATCAGCAAAATCGTTATCGGTATCGCG contains:
- a CDS encoding efflux RND transporter periplasmic adaptor subunit, with protein sequence MKHSYLALIIATVLSGAALVGCDKKEDSAEAAAQQQMPPAVVNVQTVTLGTVPKVHNFSGRTAAYQTADVRPQVNGIIDEVLFREGSFVKKGQPLYRINTDNYTSSISSGQAAIEQAQANYQTAVANNANAKAELASRQASLAQAQNDLNRLKGLIDIDAISKQQYDQAMTQVRTAQAAVESARAAIGQTEAGIASAKAGIQTAKSGLEASTLDLNRTIVRAPISGRTDRSSVTAGTLVSSGQPNALVTISRLDPIFVDISQSSSELLRLRQQLASGKAQQGMNSVELVLEDGSVYPVQGKLALAEAKVDESTGAVTLRAVFPNDNGVLLPGMYVNARLIQSVVPNAALVPQSAVMRTPKGDSQVYIVDANNKIQVRPVTIDGTYEDKWVVTDGLQNGDQVVVIGGSKVKPEQEVVVKPLEDPNASPEKKEAAAREAQAGAKAPQPAAKGADNKDQSAAGAAN